The Macrobrachium nipponense isolate FS-2020 chromosome 1, ASM1510439v2, whole genome shotgun sequence genome includes a window with the following:
- the LOC135219722 gene encoding hepatic lectin-like, whose protein sequence is MGGDYVKIDNTREWNFVASHVSGNSYVGLTDAEEEGTYKWISDGTVHSDWQVSWWHRGQPDNHNGGENCIHYWLIYEKLLWNDAWCKDRMRHICEMKASDVVA, encoded by the exons ATGGGAGGTGACTACGTCAAGATAGATAACACCAGAGAATGGAATTTTGTCGCAA GCCACGTATCGGGGAACTCATATGTAGGCCTAACTGACGCAGAGGAGGAAGGAACCTACAAGTGGATTTCAGACGGGACAGTTCACAGTGACTGGCAAGTTTCTTG GTGGCATCGCGGTCAACCAGACAACCACAACGGAGGAGAGAACTGTATCCACTACTGGCTCATTTACGAGAAACTTCTCTGGAATGATGCCTGGTGCAAGGACAGAATGAG acACATCTGTGAAATGAAGGCGTCGGACGTTGTGGCATAA
- the LOC135219720 gene encoding uncharacterized protein LOC135219720 isoform X1: MVRPFLLAELFITVSLSFWSGCYCTSDGSRPYFSPSGGRLKELDGKTQDWKVSEGVRPSRTNSVSQVLPELWTDVVGTEAETEVCEMEDAVSTVCGELSRRRDFSGQDFGSLLNRTISLLEAEENKFVKAMEKLSVIEAVVNETLTRALQQWKNIKLGM; the protein is encoded by the exons ATGGTGAGACCATTTCTTTTAGCAGAGCTTTTCATAACCGTCTCTCTGTCGTTTTGGTCTGGTTGTTACTGCACCAGCGATGGAAGTAGACCGTACTTCTCTCCCTCTGGAGGAAGGTTAAAAg AGCTCGATGGCAAAACGCAAGATTGGAAAGTTTCTGAAGGAGTCAGACCTAGCCGCACAAATTCAGTGTCTCAAGTTCTTCCAGAGTTGTGGACGGACGTCGTCGGGACAGAAGCGGAAACAGAAGTGTGCGAGATGGAGGACGCCGTCAGCACCGTCTGTGGAGAGTTATCAAGGAGGCGGGATTTCTCTGGGCAGGATTTTGGCTCACTGTTGAACCGGACCATCAGTCTACTTGAAGCAGAGGAGAACAAGTTCGTAAAAG CCATGGAGAAACTGTCTGTCATCGAGGCAGTTGTTAATGAGACTCTCACCAGGGCCCTTCAGCAATGGAAGAACATCAAACTTGGTATGTAA
- the LOC135219720 gene encoding uncharacterized protein LOC135219720 isoform X2: MVRPFLLAELFITVSLSFWSGCYCTSDGSRPYFSPSGGRLKELWTDVVGTEAETEVCEMEDAVSTVCGELSRRRDFSGQDFGSLLNRTISLLEAEENKFVKAMEKLSVIEAVVNETLTRALQQWKNIKLGM; this comes from the exons ATGGTGAGACCATTTCTTTTAGCAGAGCTTTTCATAACCGTCTCTCTGTCGTTTTGGTCTGGTTGTTACTGCACCAGCGATGGAAGTAGACCGTACTTCTCTCCCTCTGGAGGAAGGTTAAAAg AGTTGTGGACGGACGTCGTCGGGACAGAAGCGGAAACAGAAGTGTGCGAGATGGAGGACGCCGTCAGCACCGTCTGTGGAGAGTTATCAAGGAGGCGGGATTTCTCTGGGCAGGATTTTGGCTCACTGTTGAACCGGACCATCAGTCTACTTGAAGCAGAGGAGAACAAGTTCGTAAAAG CCATGGAGAAACTGTCTGTCATCGAGGCAGTTGTTAATGAGACTCTCACCAGGGCCCTTCAGCAATGGAAGAACATCAAACTTGGTATGTAA